One Primulina huaijiensis isolate GDHJ02 chromosome 5, ASM1229523v2, whole genome shotgun sequence DNA segment encodes these proteins:
- the LOC140977198 gene encoding peptidyl-prolyl cis-trans isomerase PASTICCINO1-like, which yields MAVVDESEQEFKPQKKKIDSEDDKRKKKITPGSLMKALIRPGSGERHPTDGDQVIYHCTVRTLDGVVVESTRAEIGGNGTPKRQVLGKSKVILGLLEGIPTMLHGEVAMFKVKPELHYGEEDCPVSAADGFPKDADLHFEIELIDFCKVKVITEDLGVLKKVTQEGQGWEQPREPYEVKAWISAKSGDGNLIYSHTEGQPFFFTYGKSEVTKGLEMGIGTMSRGEKAVIYVNKQYITQGPLIPLVEGIAEVHFEVELVHFVQVRDVLGDGRLIKRRIRDGRGEFPMDCPLQDSLLHVHYKGMLLNEEKTVFYDTRVDNDGHPLEFRSGEGLVPEGFEMCTRLMLPGEIALVTCPPDYAYDKFHRPDKVPEGSYVQWEIELLDYEKRKDWTGMNFRQIMDEVEKIKSTGNRLFKEGKYELAKAKYDHVLREFNHVNPQDDDEGKEFSETRNLLNLNVAACYLKMGESRKSLEACNKVLDANPVHVKALYRRGMAYMSAGDFEEARADFNKMTTVDKPSESTAKAALLKLNKEEQEVHIRARRQFKGLFDKKPGLISEAGDIDTQQISSEMPEIDNRDVLDGDSEHLLPANAPLPRTNLWSRLWPTSRRLFTALGLDRCTIL from the exons ATGGCTGTTGTTGATGAATCAGAGCAAGAATTTAAACCCCAGAAGAAAAAGATAGATTCTGAAGATGACAAAAG GAAGAAGAAAATTACGCCTGGAAGTTTGATGAAAGCTTTGATAAGGCCTGGAAGCGGGGAAAGACATCCTACCGATGGTGATCAG GTTATATATCACTGCACAGTTCGGACTTTAGATGGGGTGGTTGTCGAGTCAACACGTGCAGAGATCGGAG GCAATGGTACACCAAAGAGGCAGGTGTTGGGTAAAAGTAAGGTGATACTGGGATTGTTAGAAGGGATTCCAACAATGTTGCACGGTGAAGTTGCGATG TTCAAGGTTAAACCTGAGCTGCATTATGGCGAGGAGGATTGTCCAGTTTCAGCTGCCGATGGATTTCCAAAGGATGCCGATCTTCATTTTGAGATTGAGCTGATTGATTTCTGTAAAGTCAAG GTTATCACCGAAGATTTAGGTGTCTTAAAGaag GTAACACAGGAAGGACAAGGTTGGGAACAACCTAGAGAGCCCTATGAAGTTAAAGCTTG GATTTCAGCGAAGTCGGGAGATGGAAACTTGATTTATAGTCATACTGAAGGACAACCATTTTTCTTTACATATGGAAAATCCGAG GTCACAAAAGGTCTTGAGATGGGAATTGGAACAATGTCAAGGGGCGAAAAGGCAGTAATATATGTCAATAAGCAGTATATCACTCAAGGTCCTCTGATTCCCTTGGTAGAAGGTATTGCAGAAGTCCACTTTGAGGTGGAGCTGGTACACTTTGTGCAG GTGCGGGATGTGCTTGGTGATGGACGCTTAATAAAACGCCGGATTCGTGATGGAAGAG GTGAATTTCCTATGGATTGTCCACTTCAAGACAGTCTGCTACATGTTCACTACAAAGGAATGCTTCTAAATGAGGAAAAAACTGTTTTCTATGATACAAGAGTTGATAATGATGGCCATCCTTTGGAATTCAGATCAGGAGAAGGGCTT GTACCAGAAGGGTTTGAAATGTGCACCCGACTAATGTTACCTGGAGAGATAGCGCTAGTGACATGCCCCCCTGATTATGCTTATGACAAGTTTCATAG GCCAGATAAAGTACCCGAGGGATCCTATGTTCAATGGGAGATTGAGCTTCTTGATTATGAGAAGCGGAAG GACTGGACTGGTATGAACTTTAGACAAATAATGGACGAAGTTGAGAAGATTAAAAGCACG GGCAACAGGCTATTCAAAGAAGGCAAATATGAACTTGCCAAGGCAAAATATGACCAT GTGCTTCGGGAGTTTAATCACGTAAATCCTCAAGATGATGATGAGGGGAAAGAATTTTCTGAGACAAGA AATTTGTTGAATCTCAATGTGGCTGCATGCTATCTGAAAATGGGTGAATCCAGGAAGTCACTTGAAGCATGCAATAAG GTGTTGGATGCAAATCCTGTTCACGTCAAAGCTCTCTACCGCCGAGGAATGGCATACATGTCAGCTGGAGATTTTGAAGAAGCTAGAGCTGATTTTAATAAG ATGACCACCGTCGATAAACCATCGGAATCAACTGCAAAGGCGGCCCTTCTCAAACTTAACAAAGAGGAGCAG GAGGTTCACATAAGGGCTCGTAGACAATTCAAGGGATTGTTTGACAAGAAACCTGGCTTGATTTCTGAGGCGGGTGACATTGATACACAACAAATTTCTTCTGAAATGCCTGAGATCGATAATCGGGATGTTTTAGATGGTGATAGCGAACATCTTCTTCCGGCCAATGCTCCTCTACCCCGTACGAACTTGTGGTCCAGATTGTGGCCTACCAGCAGAAGGCTTTTTACAGCTCTTGGATTGGATCGATGCACCATATTGTGA